CCGGCTTGCCTGGCAGCTGCCGGCAGGAGGCAGGGTCCGGCTGACCGTCTATGATGCGAGCGGGCGGCTGGTGCGCACTATTCTGAGTGGTGAGCTGGCAGCGGGCAGGTATCAGGCATACTGGGACTTGACCGATGAGCAGGGCCGGAGAGTGGCAAACGGGCTGTACCTCTGCCGGCTGGAGACGGCAGACCACAGCGTTACTACCAGAGCGGTGCTGCTGCACTGAGCCGGCTTTAACAGTAAAGGGGGCGGTAGAAATGCCGCCCCCTTTGATTTTAACCGGCTTGATCAGACATGCTCTGCCAGCAGTTTTGCCACCTTTTCCACCAGCTCAATCTCATCCCGGGTAAAGGCATCGGGAGCGCTGGCGTCGATTGTAATTTCACCCCAAAGTTTTTCATCCCGGATAATCGGCACCACCAGTTCGGAGCGCGTCTCAGCAAAGCAGGTCAGATACCGGGCATCAGCACGGACATCCGGCACCACCTCGGTCCGCATGGTCACCGCCACGGTGCCGCAGATTCCCCTGCCCACCGGAATCTTCTCATAACCGGAGGGAAATTTCCCCTGAAACGGACCGAGCACTAGCTCCTTGCCGATCAGTCTGAATATACCGACCCAGCTGAACTGGGGGAAGTGCTTCTTCAGCGCCATCACCACCCGGGCTTGAGCATCTTCACTGCGCTGGCTCGAACGGAGCAGTGTCTGAATCTCATCTAGCTGCGCCTGATATTTCATATTACAAACACCCCCTCTTTCATAATCAGTTTCCCGTCACCGTAGACCGCATATCCCGGCTGGCGGGTGTCGCAGATCATGTCCCAGTGAATTGCCGATTTGTTTTTCCCGCCGGATTCGGGGAGTGAGGCGCCCAGTGCCATATGGATCGTGCCGCCGATTTTCTCATCAAACAGCGTGTTTTTGGTAAACCGCTGAATTGAGTAGTTGGTACCGAACGCCAGCTCACCGACCCGCGCTGCCCCCTCATCGGTCGCAATCATCGCCTTCAGCAGGTCCTCACCTTTATCTGCCTTTGCCTCAACCACCCGGCCCCGCTCAAAGACCAGCCGCACGCCGTTTACCTCCTTCCCCATATAAACTGCCGGAAAATGAAAATGAATCTTCCCCTCGGTCCGGTCCTCTTCCGGTCCGGTGAACACCTCGCCGTCCGGGAAGTTCACCCGGCCATCACAATTGATCCATTTTCTGCCCCGGACTCCGAAGGTGATATCGGTACCATCACCGACAATCCGGATGGTCTTGAACCGGCTCAGCTTCCGGATCAGCCGGGCTTGACGCCGGGAAACCTCCTGCCACTCCCGGATCGGATCGCGCTGCTCCAGCTTGCCCGCGCCATAGACAAACTCCTGATACTCAATCAGCGCCATCTCCGCATCCTGAGCTGAGGAGGGTGTCGGATAGAGCGTGCCGACCCAGCGCAGTTTTCCCGCCGCTTCGCGCCGGAGCCGGGTTTCAAACAGCGGCTTGCGGGCACGCTGAGCAATTGCCAGCCGCTTCGGATCGATATTGGTAAACTCCTTCGTGTTCCAGCCGCTCCAGACATAAAGCAGGGCATCCGCCTTTTCCACCTCCAGCCTTT
This is a stretch of genomic DNA from candidate division WOR-3 bacterium. It encodes these proteins:
- a CDS encoding aminopeptidase, producing MFDPRVEKLAQVLIHYSLRLKRDEWLVMIGPANAEELYKAALVEALKTGAYVTMRVGIADAAFLFYRYASERQLSFVSPTERLEVEKADALLYVWSGWNTKEFTNIDPKRLAIAQRARKPLFETRLRREAAGKLRWVGTLYPTPSSAQDAEMALIEYQEFVYGAGKLEQRDPIREWQEVSRRQARLIRKLSRFKTIRIVGDGTDITFGVRGRKWINCDGRVNFPDGEVFTGPEEDRTEGKIHFHFPAVYMGKEVNGVRLVFERGRVVEAKADKGEDLLKAMIATDEGAARVGELAFGTNYSIQRFTKNTLFDEKIGGTIHMALGASLPESGGKNKSAIHWDMICDTRQPGYAVYGDGKLIMKEGVFVI
- a CDS encoding FlgD immunoglobulin-like domain containing protein, which gives rise to RLAWQLPAGGRVRLTVYDASGRLVRTILSGELAAGRYQAYWDLTDEQGRRVANGLYLCRLETADHSVTTRAVLLH
- a CDS encoding GAF domain-containing protein: MKYQAQLDEIQTLLRSSQRSEDAQARVVMALKKHFPQFSWVGIFRLIGKELVLGPFQGKFPSGYEKIPVGRGICGTVAVTMRTEVVPDVRADARYLTCFAETRSELVVPIIRDEKLWGEITIDASAPDAFTRDEIELVEKVAKLLAEHV